A region of Coccinella septempunctata chromosome 5, icCocSept1.1, whole genome shotgun sequence DNA encodes the following proteins:
- the LOC123312860 gene encoding WASH complex subunit 2-like isoform X3, producing the protein MQKMSSFGNLTFYGKNGLSDPYSLSYGKTTVGSSSNHHIRIRGDNQISCVLDTNEFGVTTLINEFENEIVCVNNVPTIKYTILKDGDHIEFGKKKFKYSNPSLKETYVEQTQQTLITKYGMSENLRTKLDISSKLPIQLKSFQAANSSKRRFSTGCKITEVKSSPKITKKTSILSSHTSTPQSATKVRFSQRMVARRNSTLASVKENEVYDFQNPVVNFVASPIPKKRASFLAGVESPLAKKNNTFAGSSKFTSPLPSKNKTYSGNISDVSDNVTTPENNVTAAAITPLNVSKKSKKSMNRSRTLSYVDFPDNSSTPKSAIKMNRSSSLYKPIVEDITPASPLPRSSLRNSSLKLPAFTQRRSVNVSSASDNDSFNLALEEETSLSGRKRSRDESSFDFPENAKRRRSSSFKGFDKDEHDQNSLHDSSLSGIHNLSDNSFNSNQNQNLSASNSLKDGHDLEDQSIVSWHEEMSHNDPTQCVDSAMTFASSISSRSRRSSVQKPRGKSNVRSKSLNLDRKISKSTDKHSKTLGGQLDSAHGVSLNDPTDCVETAMTFSSFISPRPRRSCAQVEKSDVRSKSLNFDRKINRSTGKHSKTLGDNLTLPDEEISSNELAEYAESSSSMSSRSRTLITKTKSNIRSKSLNLDRTKIESSDKHSKTLGNDLIPVSSDGESMSSLQPSLFDQSLESSDDNARQISSTPLVKTTSKSLCFKTKSSVFKTRSKSLIARRGLSVSSKTTNRASLNVSPIAVSSSVLRRSRNGSSRAPSASASKSREHSTLNSTKKLFGSLLDASLPDYNDSTNKLFETNKDSSAHTVNSLTPRRSTRVSKTQKSFSSKTSSLESDISIDNSTTTSVFKTPKRPSILESKSSSSFITSDNDSESLRVSKSVSFCDSSSVEDVALDINKSTPGKIFKSPRAKTPNKLAIAGTPSKPVSDPTDVRSMEKIFEKTLEKSPRKRVTSSNSLEKSLANLDDQESETSISESFKSVPAGKTTPHNMSITRGKKTPKNDSTEIAGVKTPQNDLTDVAGVRELLRTPRMRSSPKNDLSNVVGVKNIMATPKIPNSPRNDLTDVVGVKKLLRTPKAPQSPYNDLTNIRGVKKLLKTLKVQKSPQNDLTNIKGVKKLLKTPKVQKSPKNDLTSIKGVKKLLKTPKVQKSPRNDLTNVAGVKKLLRSPVVQKSPKNDLTNIKGVKKLMTTPKIQNSPKNDLTNVAGVKKLMSTPKEQKSPWNDLTQISGLKKLMASPKQQKTPENNLADVKGIKRIFKTPKAQKEPKNDLIDVRGIKQLLKTPKNKAADESHDLSGIDILFNESQENSFDKLRDKKPVRTYGKSPKINKSQEVHVEEVKTPEHVLKWLEDQSQIEHISPKEKVEVKRGKRKLAVASEVLEETSSSPNKKYKPTPKTRSADAKEDQNKSIELNLSCSGKPTSTPIIKKIDSLMTSKVETSVNKRQTRQKNVSKSEKVEIEPQTEVKLTRGRRKLQQVEKIENPPSPKRTRNKPEKNSTKVSEKLDESSPIPIEKKTTRSTRQAKKKDDSDEKIPDETNTRSLRGKKQIQVNDDNNKIEENEKILDEIKTRSLRGKKQIQVNDDNDKIEEKPTKRTRSKKETESENPPKEENQNIVNTRTRNNTRSKTNVSLNDEVEPNKKRKANKSEVDQDSKNIEDEPAPKRRGRKKKEEEENIKDSVSEVTKKSRGNKGKEIDEISAVIETETKTTRRGRNTKKEVEESNSITEKDSQSIKKAKTNTKDDTEKETSRNTRGKNQKKNQAKNEKDLSETTTQGEDDESTDDKVIVKKSTRSRKGKNQKYNEDEWDTPVKKKRLVNFNEDVEILQTPKEDSKTGVQKKG; encoded by the exons ATGCAGAAAATGTCTTCATTCGGAAATTTAACATTTTATGGCAAAAATGGATTGAGTGATCCTTACTCTTTGAGTTATGGAAAAACCACTGTTGGATCTTCTAGCAATCATCATATCAGGATTAGAGGTGATAACCAAATATCCTGTGTGCTTGATACCAATGAGTTTGGGGTG ACAACTCTCataaatgaattcgaaaatgaaattgtaTGCGTCAATAATGTTCCAACTATAAAGTACACAATATTGAAAGATGGGGATCATATAGAATTTGGaaagaagaaattcaaatattcaaatccTTCTTTGAAAGAAACA TATGTAGAACAAACTCAGCAAACTCTGATTACAAAATATGGAATGTCCGAGAACTTGAGGACAAAATTAGATATTTCTTCGAAGTTGCCAATCCAACTCAAAAG TTTTCAGGCTGCCAACTCAAGTAAACGAAGATTTTCAACTGGTTGTAAAATAACAGAAGTTAAAAGTTCGcctaaaattacaaaaaaaacctCAATTCTCTCGAGCCACACAAGTACCCCGCAAAGTGCTACTAAAGTACGCTTTTCTCAAAGAATGGTTGCTAGAAGAAATAGCACACTGGCTTCTGTGAAGGAAAATGAAGTATATGACTTCCAAAATCCAGTGGTTAACTTCGTTGCCAGTCCCATTCCCAAGAAAAGGGCTTCATTTTTGGCTGGAGTCGAAAGTCCCTTGGCCAAGAAAAATAATACTTTTGCTGGAAGTTCAAAATTTACAAGTCCTCTACCTTCTAAAAACAAGACCtattcaggaaatatttcaGATGTCTCTGACAATGTAACCACTCCAGAAAATAATGTGACTGCTGCTGCTATTACCCCATTGAACGTATCTAAAAAAAGCAAAAAGTCCATGAATAGGAGTAGGACTCTGTCCTATGTGGATTTTCCTGATAATTCGTCTACTCCAAAATCTGCTATTAAAATGAATAGATCTAGCTCTTTGTACAAACCAATTGTGGAAGATATCACACCAGCATCGCCTTTACCAAG ATCTTCCTTGAGAAATTCCTCACTCAAATTACCTGCTTTCACACAAAGAAGATCTGTAAACGTTTCAAGTGCATCAGATAACGATAGTTTTAATTTAGCACTAGAAGAAGAAACATCGTTGTCAGGAAGAAAAAGGAGCAGAGATGAAAGCTCTTTTGACTTTCCTGAAAATGCAAAGCGTAGGAGGAGTAGCTCTTTCAAAGGATTTGATAAAGAT GAACATGATCAGAACTCTCTACATGATTCAAGTTTGTCAGGAATACACAATCTGTCTGATAACTCCTTCAattcaaatcaaaatcaaaacttaTCAGCTTCTAATAGTTTGAAAGATGGACATGACCTTGAAGATCAGTCTATAGTTTCTTGGCATGAGGAAATGTCTCATAACGATCCTACTCAGTGTGTAGACTCTGCAATGACTTTTGCATCTTCGATATCATCTAGATCTAGAAGGAGTAGTGTTCAGAAACCAAGGGGAAAATCGAATGTAAGATCGAAGAGTTTGAACTTGGACAGAAAAATAAGCAAATCTACTGATAAACACTCTAAGACTTTGGGTGGCCAATTGGATTCGGCACATGGGGTATCATTAAATGATCCTACTGATTGTGTAGAAACCGCAATGACTTTTTCCTCTTTTATATCACCCCGACCTAGGAGGTCTTGTGCTCAGGTAGAAAAGTCAGATGTTAGATCAAAAAGTTTGAACTTTGACAGAAAAATCAACAGATCCACTGGCAAGCATTCCAAAACTTTGGGCGACAATTTGACATTGCCTGACGAGGAGATATCATCTAATGAATTGGCAGAATATGCAGAATCCTCATCTTCCATGTCGTCCAGATCTAGAACATTGATAACGAAGACTAAGTCAAATATAAGATCCAAAAGCTTGAACTTGGACAGAACAAAAATCGAATCATCTGATAAACACTCCAAAACATTAGGGAATGATTTGATTCCGGTTTCTTCTGATGGAGAGAGCATGTCTTCCCTACAGCCTTCTTTGTTTGACCAATCTCTCGAAAGCTCCGATGATAATGCACGCCAAATTTCATCCACACCTCTAGTTAAAACTACATCTAAAAGTCTTTGTTTCAAGACCAAGTCTTCAGTTTTTAAAACAAGATCAAAAAGTTTAATTGCAAGGAGAGGACTATCAGTTTCCTCAAAAACTACCAACCGAGCCTCTCTCAATGTATCGCCGATTGCAGTTAGTTCTTCAGTGCTGAGAAGATCGAGGAATGGTTCAAGCAGAGCTCCGTCTGCAAGCGCATCAAAATCACGTGAACATTCAACACTAAATTCAACCAAAAAACTCTTTGGTTCCTTGTTAGATGCTTCGTTACCTGATTATAATGATTCAACTAATAAGCTGTTTGAAACTAACAAAGATTCATCAGCGCACACAGTCAATTCATTAACACCGCGCAGATCGACAAGGGTGAGCAAAACACAAAAAAGTTTCTCTTCCAAGACTTCATCACTCGAATCAGACATATCCATAGATAATTCAACTACAACTTCAGTCTTCAAAACACCAAAAAGGCCTTCTATTTTGGAAAGTAAGTCCAGCAGTTCTTTCATAACTTCCGATAATGATTCTGAGTCCTTGAGAGTCTCCAAGTCTGTTTCTTTTTGTGATTCTTCGTCTGTGGAAGATGTTGCTTTGGATATAAACAAATCCACACCtgggaaaattttcaaatcaccAAGAGCTAAAACACCCAATAAATTGGCCATCGCTGGCACTCCTTCAAAACCTGTTAGTGATCCAACTGATGTACGTTCTATGgagaaaatattcgagaaaaccCTCGAAAAATCCCCGAGAAAGCGAGTCACTTCTTCAAATTCTTTAGAGAAAAGTCTGGCAAATTTAGATGATCAAGAATCAGAAACATCCATCAGTGAAAGCTTCAAATCTGTTCCTGCTGGCAAAACGACTCCTCATAATATGAGCATAACTAGAGGGAAAAAAACGCCTAAAAATGATTCTACGGAAATAGCTGGGGTGAAAACACCTCAGAATGACCTCACCGACGTCGCGGGTGTGAGAGAATTGCTGAGAACCCCAAGAATGAGGAGTTCCCCAAAGAATGATCTCTCAAATGTTGTTGGTGTGAAAAATATTATGGCCACTCCAAAGATTCCTAATTCACCGAGGAACGATCTAACTGATGTTGTAggtgtgaaaaaattgttgagaaCTCCTAAGGCCCCACAATCCCCTTACAATGATCTCACCAATATTAGAGGCGTAAAGAAGTTGTTGAAAACCCTTAAGGTCCAGAAATCTCCCCAGAATGATCTAACAAACATCAAGGGTGTGAAGAAACTGTTAAAAACACCTAAAGTCCAAAAATCTCCCAAAAATGATCTAACGAGCATCAAGGGTGtaaagaaattgttgaaaaccCCTAAAGTTCAAAAATCCCCACGCAATGATTTGACCAATGTCGCAGGAGTTAAAAAATTGCTCAGAAGTCCTGTAGTTCAGAAATCGCCCAAGAATGATTTAACTAATATCAAAGGTGTAAAGAAGCTGATGACCACTCCCAAAATTCAGAATTCACCCAAGAATGATCTCACAAATGTGGCTGGAGTCAAAAAGCTCATGTCCACACCTAAAGAACAAAAGTCTCCGTGGAATGATTTAACTCAAATTTCTGGACTGAAGAAATTGATGGCCTCTCCAAAACAACAAAAAACGCCTGAGAACAACCTTGCTGACGTGAAAG ggataaaaagaattttcaagacTCCCAAAGCACAAAAGGAACCCAAAAACGACCTAATTGATGTGAGAGGTATCAAACAATTACTGAAGACACCAAAAAACAAAGCTGCTGATGAGAGTCATGATTTATCAGGTATTGATATCTTGTTTAATGAGTCTCAAGAAAACAGTTTCGATAAACTACGTGACAAGAAGCCAGTTAGAACATACGGTAAATCTCCAAAGATCAATAAGAGTCAAGAAGTGCACGTGGAGGAAGTAAAAACTCCCGAACATGTTCTCAAATGGCTTGAAGACCAATCGCAAATTGAACACATATCTCCAAAAGAAAAAGTTGAAGTTAAAAGGGGAAAGCGCAAATTGGCAGTTGCCTCTGAAGTATTAGAAGAAACTTCATCCTCACCTAATAAGAAATACAAGCCAACACCTAAAACCAGATCAGCTGATGCTAAAGAAGATCAAAACAAATCAATAGAATTGAATCTTTCTTGTAGTGGAAAGCCAACCTCTACAcccataattaaaaaaattgattcccTGATGACATCAAAAGTTGAGACATCAGTTAACAAAAGGCAAACCCGCCAGAAAAACGTTTCAAAGTCTGAGAAAGTTGAAATTGAACCTCAAACAGAAGTCAAATTAACAAGAGGTAGAAGAAAACTACAACAGGTTGAGAAAATAGAAAATCCACCGAGCCCAAAAAGAACTAGAAACAAACCGGAGAAGAATTCCACAAAAGTAAGCGAGAAATTAGATGAATCTAGTCCAATTCCAATTGAGAAAAAAACAACCCGCAGCACAAGACAAGCTAAAAAGAAGGATGATTCTGATGAGAAAATTCCAGATGAAACAAACACCAGGTCATTAAGAGGAAAAAAACAGATTCAAGTGAATGATGACAAtaacaaaattgaagaaaatgagaaaattctggATGAAATAAAGACCAGGTCATTAAGAggaaaaaaacaaattcaagtGAATGATGAcaatgacaaa attgaggaaaagCCAACCAAACGGACAAGAAGCAAAAAAGAAACCGAAAGTGAGAATCCTCCGAAAGAGGAAAATCAAAACATTGTAAATACCAGAACCAGGAATAATACTAGAAGTAAAACTAATGTGAGTTTGAATGATGAAGTTGAGCCAAATAAAAAACGCAAGGCAAATAAATCAGAAGTTGATCAAGATAGTAAAAACATTGAAGATGAACCTGCTCCTAAAAGAAGAGGCAGGAAGAAAAAAGAGGAAGAAGAAAACATCAAAGATAGTGTAAGTGAAGTAACTAAAAAAAGTAGAGGAAATAAAGGAAAGGAAATTGATGAGATAAGTGCTGTTATTGAAACTGAAACCAAAACCACTAGAAGAGGCAGGAATACTAAAAAGGAGGTTGAGGAAAGTAATTCCATTACAGAGAAAGATTCTCAATCAATAAAAAAAGCAAAAACCAATACTAAAGATGATACTGAAAAAGAAACTTCTCGAAATACTAGAggaaaaaatcaaaagaaaaatcaaGCCAAGAATGAAAAGGATTTGTCTGAAACTACAACACAAGGAGAAGATGATGAAAGTACAGATGACAAAGTAATAGTTAAAAAAAGTACAAGATCCAGGAAAgggaaaaatcagaaatataaCGAAGATGAATGGGATACCccagttaaaaaaaaacgattggTGAATTTTAACGAGGATGTTGAAATACTTCAAACACCAAAAGAAGATTCCAAAACTGGTGTTCAGAAAAAAGGATAG
- the LOC123312860 gene encoding uncharacterized protein LOC123312860 isoform X1 — MQKMSSFGNLTFYGKNGLSDPYSLSYGKTTVGSSSNHHIRIRGDNQISCVLDTNEFGVTTLINEFENEIVCVNNVPTIKYTILKDGDHIEFGKKKFKYSNPSLKETYVEQTQQTLITKYGMSENLRTKLDISSKLPIQLKSFQAANSSKRRFSTGCKITEVKSSPKITKKTSILSSHTSTPQSATKVRFSQRMVARRNSTLASVKENEVYDFQNPVVNFVASPIPKKRASFLAGVESPLAKKNNTFAGSSKFTSPLPSKNKTYSGNISDVSDNVTTPENNVTAAAITPLNVSKKSKKSMNRSRTLSYVDFPDNSSTPKSAIKMNRSSSLYKPIVEDITPASPLPRSSLRNSSLKLPAFTQRRSVNVSSASDNDSFNLALEEETSLSGRKRSRDESSFDFPENAKRRRSSSFKGFDKDEHDQNSLHDSSLSGIHNLSDNSFNSNQNQNLSASNSLKDGHDLEDQSIVSWHEEMSHNDPTQCVDSAMTFASSISSRSRRSSVQKPRGKSNVRSKSLNLDRKISKSTDKHSKTLGGQLDSAHGVSLNDPTDCVETAMTFSSFISPRPRRSCAQVEKSDVRSKSLNFDRKINRSTGKHSKTLGDNLTLPDEEISSNELAEYAESSSSMSSRSRTLITKTKSNIRSKSLNLDRTKIESSDKHSKTLGNDLIPVSSDGESMSSLQPSLFDQSLESSDDNARQISSTPLVKTTSKSLCFKTKSSVFKTRSKSLIARRGLSVSSKTTNRASLNVSPIAVSSSVLRRSRNGSSRAPSASASKSREHSTLNSTKKLFGSLLDASLPDYNDSTNKLFETNKDSSAHTVNSLTPRRSTRVSKTQKSFSSKTSSLESDISIDNSTTTSVFKTPKRPSILESKSSSSFITSDNDSESLRVSKSVSFCDSSSVEDVALDINKSTPGKIFKSPRAKTPNKLAIAGTPSKPVSDPTDVRSMEKIFEKTLEKSPRKRVTSSNSLEKSLANLDDQESETSISESFKSVPAGKTTPHNMSITRGKKTPKNDSTEIAGVKTPQNDLTDVAGVRELLRTPRMRSSPKNDLSNVVGVKNIMATPKIPNSPRNDLTDVVGVKKLLRTPKAPQSPYNDLTNIRGVKKLLKTLKVQKSPQNDLTNIKGVKKLLKTPKVQKSPKNDLTSIKGVKKLLKTPKVQKSPRNDLTNVAGVKKLLRSPVVQKSPKNDLTNIKGVKKLMTTPKIQNSPKNDLTNVAGVKKLMSTPKEQKSPWNDLTQISGLKKLMASPKQQKTPENNLADVKGIKRIFKTPKAQKEPKNDLIDVRGIKQLLKTPKNKAADESHDLSGIDILFNESQENSFDKLRDKKPVRTYGKSPKINKSQEVHVEEVKTPEHVLKWLEDQSQIEHISPKEKVEVKRGKRKLAVASEVLEETSSSPNKKYKPTPKTRSADAKEDQNKSIELNLSCSGKPTSTPIIKKIDSLMTSKVETSVNKRQTRQKNVSKSEKVEIEPQTEVKLTRGRRKLQQVEKIENPPSPKRTRNKPEKNSTKVSEKLDESSPIPIEKKTTRSTRQAKKKDDSDEKIPDETNTRSLRGKKQIQVNDDNNKIEENEKILDEIKTRSLRGKKQIQVNDDNDKIEENEKILDETKTRSLRGKKQVQVNDDHDKIEENEKILDETKTRSLRGKKQIQVDDDNDKIEEKPTKRTRSKKETESENPPKEENQNIVNTRTRNNTRSKTNVSLNDEVEPNKKRKANKSEVDQDSKNIEDEPAPKRRGRKKKEEEENIKDSVSEVTKKSRGNKGKEIDEISAVIETETKTTRRGRNTKKEVEESNSITEKDSQSIKKAKTNTKDDTEKETSRNTRGKNQKKNQAKNEKDLSETTTQGEDDESTDDKVIVKKSTRSRKGKNQKYNEDEWDTPVKKKRLVNFNEDVEILQTPKEDSKTGVQKKG, encoded by the exons ATGCAGAAAATGTCTTCATTCGGAAATTTAACATTTTATGGCAAAAATGGATTGAGTGATCCTTACTCTTTGAGTTATGGAAAAACCACTGTTGGATCTTCTAGCAATCATCATATCAGGATTAGAGGTGATAACCAAATATCCTGTGTGCTTGATACCAATGAGTTTGGGGTG ACAACTCTCataaatgaattcgaaaatgaaattgtaTGCGTCAATAATGTTCCAACTATAAAGTACACAATATTGAAAGATGGGGATCATATAGAATTTGGaaagaagaaattcaaatattcaaatccTTCTTTGAAAGAAACA TATGTAGAACAAACTCAGCAAACTCTGATTACAAAATATGGAATGTCCGAGAACTTGAGGACAAAATTAGATATTTCTTCGAAGTTGCCAATCCAACTCAAAAG TTTTCAGGCTGCCAACTCAAGTAAACGAAGATTTTCAACTGGTTGTAAAATAACAGAAGTTAAAAGTTCGcctaaaattacaaaaaaaacctCAATTCTCTCGAGCCACACAAGTACCCCGCAAAGTGCTACTAAAGTACGCTTTTCTCAAAGAATGGTTGCTAGAAGAAATAGCACACTGGCTTCTGTGAAGGAAAATGAAGTATATGACTTCCAAAATCCAGTGGTTAACTTCGTTGCCAGTCCCATTCCCAAGAAAAGGGCTTCATTTTTGGCTGGAGTCGAAAGTCCCTTGGCCAAGAAAAATAATACTTTTGCTGGAAGTTCAAAATTTACAAGTCCTCTACCTTCTAAAAACAAGACCtattcaggaaatatttcaGATGTCTCTGACAATGTAACCACTCCAGAAAATAATGTGACTGCTGCTGCTATTACCCCATTGAACGTATCTAAAAAAAGCAAAAAGTCCATGAATAGGAGTAGGACTCTGTCCTATGTGGATTTTCCTGATAATTCGTCTACTCCAAAATCTGCTATTAAAATGAATAGATCTAGCTCTTTGTACAAACCAATTGTGGAAGATATCACACCAGCATCGCCTTTACCAAG ATCTTCCTTGAGAAATTCCTCACTCAAATTACCTGCTTTCACACAAAGAAGATCTGTAAACGTTTCAAGTGCATCAGATAACGATAGTTTTAATTTAGCACTAGAAGAAGAAACATCGTTGTCAGGAAGAAAAAGGAGCAGAGATGAAAGCTCTTTTGACTTTCCTGAAAATGCAAAGCGTAGGAGGAGTAGCTCTTTCAAAGGATTTGATAAAGAT GAACATGATCAGAACTCTCTACATGATTCAAGTTTGTCAGGAATACACAATCTGTCTGATAACTCCTTCAattcaaatcaaaatcaaaacttaTCAGCTTCTAATAGTTTGAAAGATGGACATGACCTTGAAGATCAGTCTATAGTTTCTTGGCATGAGGAAATGTCTCATAACGATCCTACTCAGTGTGTAGACTCTGCAATGACTTTTGCATCTTCGATATCATCTAGATCTAGAAGGAGTAGTGTTCAGAAACCAAGGGGAAAATCGAATGTAAGATCGAAGAGTTTGAACTTGGACAGAAAAATAAGCAAATCTACTGATAAACACTCTAAGACTTTGGGTGGCCAATTGGATTCGGCACATGGGGTATCATTAAATGATCCTACTGATTGTGTAGAAACCGCAATGACTTTTTCCTCTTTTATATCACCCCGACCTAGGAGGTCTTGTGCTCAGGTAGAAAAGTCAGATGTTAGATCAAAAAGTTTGAACTTTGACAGAAAAATCAACAGATCCACTGGCAAGCATTCCAAAACTTTGGGCGACAATTTGACATTGCCTGACGAGGAGATATCATCTAATGAATTGGCAGAATATGCAGAATCCTCATCTTCCATGTCGTCCAGATCTAGAACATTGATAACGAAGACTAAGTCAAATATAAGATCCAAAAGCTTGAACTTGGACAGAACAAAAATCGAATCATCTGATAAACACTCCAAAACATTAGGGAATGATTTGATTCCGGTTTCTTCTGATGGAGAGAGCATGTCTTCCCTACAGCCTTCTTTGTTTGACCAATCTCTCGAAAGCTCCGATGATAATGCACGCCAAATTTCATCCACACCTCTAGTTAAAACTACATCTAAAAGTCTTTGTTTCAAGACCAAGTCTTCAGTTTTTAAAACAAGATCAAAAAGTTTAATTGCAAGGAGAGGACTATCAGTTTCCTCAAAAACTACCAACCGAGCCTCTCTCAATGTATCGCCGATTGCAGTTAGTTCTTCAGTGCTGAGAAGATCGAGGAATGGTTCAAGCAGAGCTCCGTCTGCAAGCGCATCAAAATCACGTGAACATTCAACACTAAATTCAACCAAAAAACTCTTTGGTTCCTTGTTAGATGCTTCGTTACCTGATTATAATGATTCAACTAATAAGCTGTTTGAAACTAACAAAGATTCATCAGCGCACACAGTCAATTCATTAACACCGCGCAGATCGACAAGGGTGAGCAAAACACAAAAAAGTTTCTCTTCCAAGACTTCATCACTCGAATCAGACATATCCATAGATAATTCAACTACAACTTCAGTCTTCAAAACACCAAAAAGGCCTTCTATTTTGGAAAGTAAGTCCAGCAGTTCTTTCATAACTTCCGATAATGATTCTGAGTCCTTGAGAGTCTCCAAGTCTGTTTCTTTTTGTGATTCTTCGTCTGTGGAAGATGTTGCTTTGGATATAAACAAATCCACACCtgggaaaattttcaaatcaccAAGAGCTAAAACACCCAATAAATTGGCCATCGCTGGCACTCCTTCAAAACCTGTTAGTGATCCAACTGATGTACGTTCTATGgagaaaatattcgagaaaaccCTCGAAAAATCCCCGAGAAAGCGAGTCACTTCTTCAAATTCTTTAGAGAAAAGTCTGGCAAATTTAGATGATCAAGAATCAGAAACATCCATCAGTGAAAGCTTCAAATCTGTTCCTGCTGGCAAAACGACTCCTCATAATATGAGCATAACTAGAGGGAAAAAAACGCCTAAAAATGATTCTACGGAAATAGCTGGGGTGAAAACACCTCAGAATGACCTCACCGACGTCGCGGGTGTGAGAGAATTGCTGAGAACCCCAAGAATGAGGAGTTCCCCAAAGAATGATCTCTCAAATGTTGTTGGTGTGAAAAATATTATGGCCACTCCAAAGATTCCTAATTCACCGAGGAACGATCTAACTGATGTTGTAggtgtgaaaaaattgttgagaaCTCCTAAGGCCCCACAATCCCCTTACAATGATCTCACCAATATTAGAGGCGTAAAGAAGTTGTTGAAAACCCTTAAGGTCCAGAAATCTCCCCAGAATGATCTAACAAACATCAAGGGTGTGAAGAAACTGTTAAAAACACCTAAAGTCCAAAAATCTCCCAAAAATGATCTAACGAGCATCAAGGGTGtaaagaaattgttgaaaaccCCTAAAGTTCAAAAATCCCCACGCAATGATTTGACCAATGTCGCAGGAGTTAAAAAATTGCTCAGAAGTCCTGTAGTTCAGAAATCGCCCAAGAATGATTTAACTAATATCAAAGGTGTAAAGAAGCTGATGACCACTCCCAAAATTCAGAATTCACCCAAGAATGATCTCACAAATGTGGCTGGAGTCAAAAAGCTCATGTCCACACCTAAAGAACAAAAGTCTCCGTGGAATGATTTAACTCAAATTTCTGGACTGAAGAAATTGATGGCCTCTCCAAAACAACAAAAAACGCCTGAGAACAACCTTGCTGACGTGAAAG ggataaaaagaattttcaagacTCCCAAAGCACAAAAGGAACCCAAAAACGACCTAATTGATGTGAGAGGTATCAAACAATTACTGAAGACACCAAAAAACAAAGCTGCTGATGAGAGTCATGATTTATCAGGTATTGATATCTTGTTTAATGAGTCTCAAGAAAACAGTTTCGATAAACTACGTGACAAGAAGCCAGTTAGAACATACGGTAAATCTCCAAAGATCAATAAGAGTCAAGAAGTGCACGTGGAGGAAGTAAAAACTCCCGAACATGTTCTCAAATGGCTTGAAGACCAATCGCAAATTGAACACATATCTCCAAAAGAAAAAGTTGAAGTTAAAAGGGGAAAGCGCAAATTGGCAGTTGCCTCTGAAGTATTAGAAGAAACTTCATCCTCACCTAATAAGAAATACAAGCCAACACCTAAAACCAGATCAGCTGATGCTAAAGAAGATCAAAACAAATCAATAGAATTGAATCTTTCTTGTAGTGGAAAGCCAACCTCTACAcccataattaaaaaaattgattcccTGATGACATCAAAAGTTGAGACATCAGTTAACAAAAGGCAAACCCGCCAGAAAAACGTTTCAAAGTCTGAGAAAGTTGAAATTGAACCTCAAACAGAAGTCAAATTAACAAGAGGTAGAAGAAAACTACAACAGGTTGAGAAAATAGAAAATCCACCGAGCCCAAAAAGAACTAGAAACAAACCGGAGAAGAATTCCACAAAAGTAAGCGAGAAATTAGATGAATCTAGTCCAATTCCAATTGAGAAAAAAACAACCCGCAGCACAAGACAAGCTAAAAAGAAGGATGATTCTGATGAGAAAATTCCAGATGAAACAAACACCAGGTCATTAAGAGGAAAAAAACAGATTCAAGTGAATGATGACAAtaacaaaattgaagaaaatgagaaaattctggATGAAATAAAGACCAGGTCATTAAGAggaaaaaaacaaattcaagtGAATGATGAcaatgacaaaattgaagaaaatgagaaaattctggATGAAACAAAAACCAGGTCATTAAGAGGAAAAAAACAAGTTCAAGTGAATGATGACcatgacaaaattgaagaaaatgagaaaattttggATGAAACAAAAACCAGGTCATTGAGAggaaaaaaacaaattcaagtGGATGATGACAAtgacaaaattgaggaaaagCCAACCAAACGGACAAGAAGCAAAAAAGAAACCGAAAGTGAGAATCCTCCGAAAGAGGAAAATCAAAACATTGTAAATACCAGAACCAGGAATAATACTAGAAGTAAAACTAATGTGAGTTTGAATGATGAAGTTGAGCCAAATAAAAAACGCAAGGCAAATAAATCAGAAGTTGATCAAGATAGTAAAAACATTGAAGATGAACCTGCTCCTAAAAGAAGAGGCAGGAAGAAAAAAGAGGAAGAAGAAAACATCAAAGATAGTGTAAGTGAAGTAACTAAAAAAAGTAGAGGAAATAAAGGAAAGGAAATTGATGAGATAAGTGCTGTTATTGAAACTGAAACCAAAACCACTAGAAGAGGCAGGAATACTAAAAAGGAGGTTGAGGAAAGTAATTCCATTACAGAGAAAGATTCTCAATCAATAAAAAAAGCAAAAACCAATACTAAAGATGATACTGAAAAAGAAACTTCTCGAAATACTAGAggaaaaaatcaaaagaaaaatcaaGCCAAGAATGAAAAGGATTTGTCTGAAACTACAACACAAGGAGAAGATGATGAAAGTACAGATGACAAAGTAATAGTTAAAAAAAGTACAAGATCCAGGAAAgggaaaaatcagaaatataaCGAAGATGAATGGGATACCccagttaaaaaaaaacgattggTGAATTTTAACGAGGATGTTGAAATACTTCAAACACCAAAAGAAGATTCCAAAACTGGTGTTCAGAAAAAAGGATAG